A single region of the Nicotiana sylvestris chromosome 6, ASM39365v2, whole genome shotgun sequence genome encodes:
- the LOC138871424 gene encoding secreted RxLR effector protein 161-like — MESIPYSSIVGSLMYAQTCTRPDISFAVEMLGRYQSNPGIDHWKAAKKVLRYLKGTKDYMLMYRRSKHLEVVGYSDSDFAGCIDTRKFTFGYLFQLAEGAIS, encoded by the coding sequence ATGGAATCAATTCCTTACTCTTCCATTGTTGGTAGTCTGATGTATGCTCAGACTTGCACAAGACCGGATATTAGTTTTGCGGTCGAAATGTTGGGAAGATATCAGAGTAACCCAGGAATTGATCATTGGAAAGCTGCTAAGAAAGTTTTGAGGTATCTGAAAGGAACGAAGGATTACATGCTCATGTATAGGAGATCCAAGCATTTGGAAGTTGTTGGATACTCGGATTCAGATTTCGCTGGATGTATTGACACTAGAAAATTCACGTTTGGTTATTTGTTCCAATTAGCTGAAGGAGCAATATCGTGA